One stretch of Verrucomicrobiota bacterium DNA includes these proteins:
- a CDS encoding glycosyltransferase, whose protein sequence is MNPAAPSVLLLIPAYNEEQRIEPVLREYGAWFQSHYPGKFRMVVVLNGCRDNTLGVIQSVAKDFPSIEALEFAAPIGKGGALIEGLKLADQADLIGYVDADGATGPQAFHDLIQHAGEADCVIGSRWIQGAVLHQSQTGKRQFASRVFHLIVQGLFWMGIRDTQCGAKIMHSRIIKDILPTLHIADMAFDINLLYSIKHHGFSVLETPTEWTDKAGSKVTLGRTSFTMLLSVLRLRAIYSPFYPLLRLCRPLEGWIYKSLRAPVPRASGRLKKNKEDQTP, encoded by the coding sequence GTGAACCCAGCCGCTCCCAGCGTCTTGTTGCTCATTCCGGCGTATAACGAAGAGCAACGCATCGAACCGGTCCTGCGCGAGTATGGCGCCTGGTTTCAAAGTCATTATCCGGGGAAATTCCGGATGGTCGTGGTGCTGAATGGCTGCCGTGATAACACCTTGGGCGTGATCCAGTCCGTCGCCAAAGACTTCCCGAGTATTGAGGCGCTTGAGTTCGCCGCTCCGATTGGCAAAGGCGGGGCGCTTATCGAGGGGCTGAAGTTGGCCGATCAGGCGGATTTGATCGGTTACGTGGATGCGGATGGCGCGACCGGCCCACAGGCATTCCACGACCTGATCCAACACGCCGGTGAAGCGGATTGCGTGATTGGTTCCCGGTGGATTCAAGGCGCGGTATTGCATCAATCCCAAACCGGCAAGCGACAATTTGCCAGCCGGGTCTTTCACCTGATCGTGCAAGGTCTGTTCTGGATGGGGATTCGCGACACGCAATGCGGCGCCAAAATCATGCACAGCCGGATCATCAAGGATATTCTGCCCACGTTGCATATCGCGGACATGGCGTTTGATATCAACCTGCTTTACTCTATCAAACATCACGGGTTCAGTGTCCTGGAAACGCCAACCGAATGGACCGATAAGGCGGGCTCCAAAGTGACGTTGGGGCGCACCTCCTTCACCATGCTGCTCTCGGTGTTACGCCTGCGCGCCATTTATTCGCCCTTCTATCCCCTCTTGCGCCTGTGTCGTCCGCTGGAAGGTTGGATCTATAAATCGCTGCGCGCCCCAGTGCCGCGCGCGTCCGGCCGGCTTAAGAAAAACAAAGAGGACCAGACGCCGTAA